The stretch of DNA tcaggAAATAATGATTATATCGTGTTGTTCCTAATTAACAGATTCCGCTGatctaataaaattagaaaagttccaaagaaaaaatattaaaagatttctttcatcaataatattttatatattatttttacttaattGTGATTAAACAGTCACAtctaaatatataatttttccgatttaatatttaatgattaaattactaatatatatttaatataatGTATGTACGCTGTTGATAAAAAATACCCGTTGATTTGAAACCAACAATGGTCTGCTGAAGTTCTCTTCATCTCTTTAAACACCTTCGCATCAAGAACACTCATTTTCGGTAACTTTTTCGTAATGTTCTTTGCACGCAAacttgtaattaaaaaaaatgtctattcgcatttatataaatatgtttttttcgtttatttaaataccctgcattaaattcttttttttttcaacgagaTGTTAAAAAGTTTCTGCATTTAGGAGGAGGCAAATTTGTGCATTGAGATTTCTCTGTGTGCAGGCGATATTTCAACAAGTTAGTGCAAATGTTCATATCACACATGAGTGTCTTGGGCATTATTCTTAATTAAAGATGTGGCGAGAGATGCTCTCTGCCGTACATTCTCCATATGGAGGATTCgttaaaaatttccaccacGTACATGCACTTTGTGTGCACCATCCAACAACTCTTCCTCTCCTCATTTCTATTCAACATGCAACCTTCCAGCCACGTGAGTGAGTGAGTGAGAGAGGGGACTATCACGTTAATTATGCACCCACCCACCCCACAAACTATGCCTTGAACATCTTCTGGaaggattttttctccttgtcGCGGTACTCCATGAGAAATTGTTTGGCCCGATTGAATTCGTCAAGGATAACTTTGGATTCGGGTACGAGATTGTAGGCACGCTTTAGGTCACTAATGGCATTTTCGTAGTTCTTAAGTTCAATTTCAGCCTGGCCTCGGCGAAAGAGGGCCTTGGAATTGGTTGGGTGCAACTTGAGTGCCTCACTGCATACCTGGATTGTTTCAacgaaattatttgatttcatGTGGACGGCAGCGATGTTGACGCAATTAATGGCATTGGCCTTCTCCAGTTGACACCGATCAGGTGCACTTAGGGTGGTGGAATTGCTAAAGAACTGATAGTATCGAATGGCCTTGTTGTATCGCCTTATCGCTTCGACATTGTTTCCATTCTTGAAGTGGTAGTTGCCCGCATTTCTTATTCTCGTAAGAATACTCACCATTTGCTCGATATTGAACTCCAACACTGAATCATCCCAGTCCAGGGGATACGGTGGAAGTTTGTCATTTGTTGCATCGTTGTCACAGAAGCCCCAATCCATGCCCTCGTAGATTTCTCCGCAATTCTCAATCACAATATCCGCCGTTGGGGTACCTTCGTCCGTTGTGAACTTCTCCATTTCACCCAGAATACCCAGACCCCGGAGAACGTAGCCCACGACGACATTTGTCCCATCCAGATGGGAACAATTGATAGCTGTGATGAAGAACTGCGAGCTGTTGGTGTTTGGTGTTCCGTAATTTGCCATTGATACAGCTCCCTCGTCATGCTGCATAGACAAACAACATCATTAGCATCCTTTCCAAGGAACTAAAGAACCCCAAACAAACCTGGAGAATAAAGTTCTCATCCTCAAACGTTGGTCCATAGATACTTTCACCCACATCACCACCTTGTGCCATGAAAATCCGCTGAACTTTACGGAATTTCGTTCCTTTATACGTCAACACCTTCCCGGATGTACCTTTAATCTCACCCCTGCACAGGAGACGGAAGTTCTCAGCTGTTTTGGGAACCACATCCCTCCGTAGCTCAATGACCATTCGTCCCACTTTAACAAACAACcattattttctcacaataCGTGGCAAAATCTCATTATCTTTTCACTCACCTCTTTCCTCATTTATACGGATGTCCAGGAAAACAAGTGGATTCCCAGGAAGGGGTTTCTTTAGGCCCATTTTGGTACAAATTCCACGAaatatgtgcaaaaaaatctcttgcgttgtttttcttttctacccTCTAACGCGCGCATGTGTACAACCAAATTGTATCCGCGGAAGTTCCTACGAAAACCTTGACTTTCTGGGAATACAGGAAGAACTTTCCAGAAATCCCGGaaatccgttttttttttcatttttctttgaaaaaattcttaaattcttttaaaaacttcaaaaacttcaatttaaaagtaaatcaaGAAAAGGTTTTGCgggatttttctgaaaattctgaaattcCCTCATCTCCAGAATCTCCCAGAACTCCCAGAATGTccaaaacacacaaaaaattaaaaacaaaaaaaatctccgttgataaaatgatattttactACGTTTGATTACAcagtattgaaaaaaataaaatgaataataaatataaaatgaatttgtaaaTTCCTGACACTCTCTAATACCCCCGCAATCTCACTGAGATGGCTGTACTTCCTGCTGGGGCTGTCTGAGCTGCCTGATGAGAATCCTAATATGGTGGTGGTTGATGTGGATACTGCTGACCCATCATATTTTGCTGATTTGGCATTTGCCGCTGGAGCTGCGCGACAAGAGCTGGTGTCTGTTGTTGCCCCATTCCCTGACCCTGTCCTTGCCCCATAGCTTGAGGATTTGGTTGCTGTGCCATACCTGCAAGAAAAGATCCTCAAATTGttacaaaaaagaaactcacTGTGAGCAGAAATGTGCAGATAATCTTACCTTGCTGCTGCATCATCATCTGTTGACGAATTCTCTGTTGATTTGCTTGCTGGAATTGCTGCTGCTGCGCCTGAGTTGGTTTACCACCTGTCTGCCCTTGGCGGGAATACGGTGGTGCTGCTCCCTGACCCACCATATTGTTCATTGTGACATTCGGTGCGGGCTGCATGTACTGCCCACGGTTCTGCTGGAGTGCTCTCTGCTGTGCAATGTACTCTGCCTGTGATGTTCGCTGGGGGGtcatttgattgaaattccCCATCATGGTTTGTGGGGCATTCTGCTGATTCATCCCCTGCCCACCGTAGCCGCCAAAGTTCTGCGCCATTCCCTGATACTGCTGATTCTGGAACATTGCCTGCTGATTTCCCCCCTGCTGTATGGTCTGCATCCCACCAGCTCCCATTCCCTGAGCAACCATTTGTGCCCCACCACCAGCTGCACCCCCACCCGGAGCTTGCTGCGGTTGTTGCTGCATCATCCCACTCGGGCCCTGACCAATTCCACTCGTCTGGCCCATTCCACCACCTGCCTGATTCATCATTGCACCCCCTGCAGTTGCCATCATCGCACCACCTTGTGCCATCATCGTCTGTGGCGCCGCTTGAGCTTGACTCATGGGATTCTGACCCATCTGTGATTGCTGGTTCATCATCCCACCCGGACCCATTCCTTGCCCACCCATTGTCTGTCCCATCTGCCCCATGGGCTGATTCATTGTCTGCCCCATCACGGGATTCATCGCCTGATTTGGACCCATTTGTGCGCCCAAGTTTGCACGCAATGTGTTCCGCATAAATTGatgctgttgctgctgttgttgctgctgctgtcgctgttgctgctgctgtaTGTTAAAGTTAGCCGCATTTCCTGGTTGGTTTCCCCCAATAAATGGATGTCGCTGCCTCAGCATATTCGATAGAGCCTGCTTCGATTGGTTCGTCATGCTTGGTCGTTCGAAGCGATTTACTaaaatcaaccaaaaaaagtttctttaaaaacttttctttctctttaatcTAACAGGGATTAGTTTGTTatatgttgttgttgttgcttcATTTATTAGTTGAAACTCAGGCCAAGGAATATCCTAGGACTTTGAGGATAAAAGACTTGTTGTATTAGTATTTTGTTACTAAATTGAGCGGGAGAgagttaaattgaattgatgaaGCCTAAATAAAAAGAACTCACTTTGTTGCCCCATTGCTTGTTGATTGTACATCatttgctgctgttgctgctgcatcGGATTGAACCCACCCCATTGCTGAGGAGCCTGCTGTTGTCCCTGTGGCTGCTGCTGTGGACCACCCTGGCCCATTTGTGGTCCCCCCACGCCGAAACCCATACCACCGGGATTTTGTTGCTGCTGCGCCTGAGCCCCCACGGGCCCACCTTGCATTGGATTGCCCTGCTGCATCTGTGGCCCTGGCATCATTTGACCCGGATTCTGGCCCATCCCCCCTGGAGCTTGCTGGTATTGCTGCATCCCCGGATTCATCTGATTCCCCATGTTCATTTGCATGGGATTCATTGGGTTGTTGGGCATTTGCGTTTGCATcggttgctgctgctgctgctgctgttgctgctgcggAGGTGGTTGTGGTTGCTGTGGCTGATTGATGGGAATATTTGCGGGGCCGGGTTTGGGCTTCCTCGGTCGACGTCCCTTTGGTTTCACCCGTCCATTTGTGCCAATCATAGCACTGGGTGATTGATCAACGGACGAAGGAGTGTCCGCCTTCATATCCTCCTTCTGCAAAGACAACATTTTCAACAATGTGTCCTGCTTAGAGGCGTCACCGAAACTCACCGGTTTCTCGGGGAGTGGCTCCAAGTCCTCCGGTGGTAGAGGTAGTGGCTCATGGAAGTAGCTACTTGGCTTCGTTAGGCTATGCGTGTGGTACTTGAGTAAACGATGTGAATCTTCATACGCCAGTGGTTTGCGCTCCATCTTGACAGCACCAAACCATGCCCAGGATAATGGTGCTGGATTCTTGTGACCTTCTAGCAAATCCCACACACTAACACGCTGCTTATCAGCAATTCGCAGTCCGTACTTCTTGTCAATACTGTCGAACCCACTGATTTTGTTGCCCTTCGTATCTGTGAGGCTACTTGCGGAGTCGCATGCAATCACTTCGCAAGTTTGCTTCGACAGTGGCAAAAGTTGCCGGACAAACTTCACTGAGGCATTATTCTTGTCACCCAACTCCTTTCGTAGCTTCTTCATGAGATTCGTGTAGGATTTCTTCGTGTCATCGCGTTCCGATTGACTGTCAGACACGAGAGTTGAGTGAATTAATGTAGCCAACATATCAACGACGGTGGTGAAGAGTTCGGAGTTGTTGGTCAAGTCAATGACACCTTGAGAGATTAATTGAGCAAGGAGGATTGCCCAGTCTGTTGTGGAGGCGGCATTCTTCTGTATTGAGTCAAACATCCCCCCAACAAGGGAAAAACGAAGTTGTAGCGCATCCAACATCGATTCTCTCCCCTGTGGATCCTCAATCCCACCAATTCTTTCCATTTCCTTGTTGGACTGAAGGAATTGCGACAGTTGGGTGTGCAGGGAAGTCAATAAGCCCTCCTTCTGCTCATCTTGACCCTTGAGACACGTCAAAACAAGCCCCAAGAATGGTTGATGGCTCAATTGCGGTGTGGCCTTTCTTTTACTGCAACTCCCTCCACCATTGTTGCCCCCATTGCCGCTATCACGTCCCTTTGCACCAAAGATATTCGTACTCTCGAGCACTTGTCCAGCCACACGCAGGATTCTTCCCTGAACCTGACTCGGTAGCTTCGAAACAAGTGGTGCCACCAACCAAATTGAAGGTTTTTCCTGTTTTGTCGCCACAGGACTAACTTGGAAAACATCAATGGCCGCCCTTGCCACCGTATCCAACCAATTAGTGAGTTCAGCTGAATTCGAATTGGTCTGCTTGAACATGAGCTGCAAATCAAGCCAAGAAATCCTCAGAGACCACTGCTCTAAATTCTCCAAAATCCGCACAATGATGGACTTTTGATCCATCTCTGCCTTCATGTTGGACTCATTCTCCGCATAGCAAATCATATGGAGAAGTCTTTGAGCTTGTTTTGGTGTCAACATTGGGTCAATTAGCATCCCCGGTAGGCATAGTTCTTCCGCATTCTGTAGGCATCGCTCAAGAACCCATTCTTGGGAGCAAATTTGCCGTAGAACATGCTGAGCAAAATCATACAAACTCGATGCATTCTCACTGTGAACGCTGTGATTTTGTTGACTgcaaaaatgagaatttatttttaatcaaactttcttcttcttgctgaaaaaaaataaagaaagaatacTTACGAGGAATCCAGCATTGGCTCATCGCAATTCCCCAAAAGTCCAAATTCACTTGTTCCCAGGATGTGGCTCAAGTCTCCAGCACTTCCCATACTTTTGGGAGTACTTCCGGGATGAACGGGCGTGTTGAGTCCACTGCGCTTCCCACTACTGTGCACTGAGGATGCCTTGTGCGCCATTGCATCGCCAACCACGAGGATTCCTTTGAGAACGGCCAATACAGGTCCAACGGCGATATTTTTATGTGCTGCCGCCAACAAGTGACGATCACAGCTCAGTTTTATGTTGCACGCTGGTCCAGAAATGATGGGATTGGGTGATGTGCTGACGGAATAGAGGCCTGGTTGGGGAATTTCAATTGTCTTGAAGAGTCTCAGGAGAAGGTGACACGTGAGACGTGCTCCAGCTTCAGCCTCGGGCGTCATATCGCGTCCAGTTCCATTGCAAATAGCCACAAGAGCCGGAAGAGCAACACTGGCGACAAAATTCTCCAGGGAGAAGCAATGACGTGCCACAAGGATGCACGTAAAGACAGCCAGGGCATTGTGAATACTCAAATTCTGAACATCCACCTGGCACACAATGTCCGGATAGAATGTGTCATTGCTGGAACCACAGAGGGCCACCAGAGCTCCAAGCCATTCAGCACTGAGGGCATTGCAGCAGGCAGTTAGTTCAGCACACGTGGCAGCAATGTCATTTAGCCGATCATTGTCATTCTCCCGTACAACAGCGAGAATGGCATTGCAGACGAAGCTATAGCGATTGGCAGCAGAGTCATTGAGTGGTCTCCCCCAGCCAGCTTCAATCTTCCCCCCACGCTTTGGCTGTGTGAGGATTTCAATCATAAATTGCGGATTGTAGGGATGTGTTGAGGCTTGAATTTGAACAGCCGAGTAGAGAGCTTGTTTTATCTTCGGATAGGCATTGTGGAAGGGCTCCGTGGGTTGGGGTTTTGTCTTTAGCAACGAACACGAGCTGTAGAGATCAAAGAGATACGCCAGGATGCATCTCTCGGCTGAACTACAATCTCCGGGATTTGTGACGTGTTTTACCACCTTGCAGAGCCCCTCAAATACCGCCGAAGTCTGTTCCGGAGACAAAAGTAAGCAGCAGTGGTACCTTCGCAGCACCCCAACTACGTAGAGACTCAATGAGGTCGTGTAGTTCCTCACCAAAATGGAATTCTTCGATATCAACTGACTCTCAACTTC from Lutzomyia longipalpis isolate SR_M1_2022 chromosome 1, ASM2433408v1 encodes:
- the LOC129786225 gene encoding peptidyl-prolyl cis-trans isomerase D; this encodes MGLKKPLPGNPLVFLDIRINEERVGRMVIELRRDVVPKTAENFRLLCRGEIKGTSGKVLTYKGTKFRKVQRIFMAQGGDVGESIYGPTFEDENFILQHDEGAVSMANYGTPNTNSSQFFITAINCSHLDGTNVVVGYVLRGLGILGEMEKFTTDEGTPTADIVIENCGEIYEGMDWGFCDNDATNDKLPPYPLDWDDSVLEFNIEQMVSILTRIRNAGNYHFKNGNNVEAIRRYNKAIRYYQFFSNSTTLSAPDRCQLEKANAINCVNIAAVHMKSNNFVETIQVCSEALKLHPTNSKALFRRGQAEIELKNYENAISDLKRAYNLVPESKVILDEFNRAKQFLMEYRDKEKKSFQKMFKA
- the LOC129786233 gene encoding mediator of RNA polymerase II transcription subunit 12 isoform X2; the protein is MSVYNLIYDMKKKRPLKRPRLGPPDIYPQEAKQKEDELTSSNVKQGFTLLPHMEEFGTARNYNVTANKVGSYFNAILARKEELMTLPDSGRKKQQINPKDNFWPVTARTKATLDTWFKDLAGTKPLVSLAKKAPSFNKKEEIFAILSENQVSMQRAAWFIKLSSAYTVAVSEAKIKKRQMPDPATEWTGTMIKFMRELIPKLHEHYYQGVLPEKLQSSSASSSTPTSSASSTSITNTVPTPLTSPASSMHSPGNLGSTPSSTLLAPPSPQDEHKLALKQWTYCMQLSKYMYEEGLLDKHEFLNWILDLLDKVRSQPTDDGLLKLFLPLALQYMSDFVQSERLSRRLAYLVCKKMGHMINSAVENRHLMSQETAAAATAGNVKTEPAEAQNTDASKNPENADAKENLNKTGAKSAPVNGVQSTNPYTFFSDYMNCAHHRDLILQWSAIIQVITIECPTALVWCGIGENRASSIFIGSPLDHLPISPSSLPMPPRFTQANEEIRKQLRVVEESIKIRSKHAEARWCTDKWQSVTGNTGNRILSTLDALDSHCFDRMDTNNSLETLYTKIFPPNTVTSAGPNGSSTKDHTSGSDGKDAKIEYDPNQDAPIIKILCEWAVSWQRWGEHRAMAVAWLLDKRQTEVTSSNENEATNGNSDDKDSISSGAGINGSPVFQKILMNFLDNDAPVLEENGSPQNRSQFTNLVHLFSELIRHDVFSHDGYMCTLIARGDLTTKGISATQPHTNVIPPGPISNPTKTSPGMHPGLDEDVFAGIEFKSKIEEFDDSNVDDDLDKLLQHIKSDQQNSMDAPDSPKDPDNSTQGASHIGIGTDSTVSRHFLYTKHFPLSQDGDMASQHDCNQRYILLFGVGKERDEKKHAVKKMSKEICKLFSKKFSIDVAEGGKVKKHSRSEFNFESTTNKCQAMSYFDQHFVTWQCAVTVQEMLNSFALGNSNYLPVQEHVAFLFDLMEMAFNIYGLIDMCIQILKELPEVESQLISKNSILVRNYTTSLSLYVVGVLRRYHCCLLLSPEQTSAVFEGLCKVVKHVTNPGDCSSAERCILAYLFDLYSSCSLLKTKPQPTEPFHNAYPKIKQALYSAVQIQASTHPYNPQFMIEILTQPKRGGKIEAGWGRPLNDSAANRYSFVCNAILAVVRENDNDRLNDIAATCAELTACCNALSAEWLGALVALCGSSNDTFYPDIVCQVDVQNLSIHNALAVFTCILVARHCFSLENFVASVALPALVAICNGTGRDMTPEAEAGARLTCHLLLRLFKTIEIPQPGLYSVSTSPNPIISGPACNIKLSCDRHLLAAAHKNIAVGPVLAVLKGILVVGDAMAHKASSVHSSGKRSGLNTPVHPGSTPKSMGSAGDLSHILGTSEFGLLGNCDEPMLDSSQQNHSVHSENASSLYDFAQHVLRQICSQEWVLERCLQNAEELCLPGMLIDPMLTPKQAQRLLHMICYAENESNMKAEMDQKSIIVRILENLEQWSLRISWLDLQLMFKQTNSNSAELTNWLDTVARAAIDVFQVSPVATKQEKPSIWLVAPLVSKLPSQVQGRILRVAGQVLESTNIFGAKGRDSGNGGNNGGGSCSKRKATPQLSHQPFLGLVLTCLKGQDEQKEGLLTSLHTQLSQFLQSNKEMERIGGIEDPQGRESMLDALQLRFSLVGGMFDSIQKNAASTTDWAILLAQLISQGVIDLTNNSELFTTVVDMLATLIHSTLVSDSQSERDDTKKSYTNLMKKLRKELGDKNNASVKFVRQLLPLSKQTCEVIACDSASSLTDTKGNKISGFDSIDKKYGLRIADKQRVSVWDLLEGHKNPAPLSWAWFGAVKMERKPLAYEDSHRLLKYHTHSLTKPSSYFHEPLPLPPEDLEPLPEKPKEDMKADTPSSVDQSPSAMIGTNGRVKPKGRRPRKPKPGPANIPINQPQQPQPPPQQQQQQQQQQPMQTQMPNNPMNPMQMNMGNQMNPGMQQYQQAPGGMGQNPGQMMPGPQMQQGNPMQGGPVGAQAQQQQNPGGMGFGVGGPQMGQGGPQQQPQGQQQAPQQWGGFNPMQQQQQQMMYNQQAMGQQINRFERPSMTNQSKQALSNMLRQRHPFIGGNQPGNAANFNIQQQQQRQQQQQQQQQHQFMRNTLRANLGAQMGPNQAMNPVMGQTMNQPMGQMGQTMGGQGMGPGGMMNQQSQMGQNPMSQAQAAPQTMMAQGGAMMATAGGAMMNQAGGGMGQTSGIGQGPSGMMQQQPQQAPGGGAAGGGAQMVAQGMGAGGMQTIQQGGNQQAMFQNQQYQGMAQNFGGYGGQGMNQQNAPQTMMGNFNQMTPQRTSQAEYIAQQRALQQNRGQYMQPAPNVTMNNMVGQGAAPPYSRQGQTGGKPTQAQQQQFQQANQQRIRQQMMMQQQGMAQQPNPQAMGQGQGQGMGQQQTPALVAQLQRQMPNQQNMMGQQYPHQPPPY
- the LOC129786233 gene encoding mediator of RNA polymerase II transcription subunit 12 isoform X1, with the translated sequence MSVYNLIYDMKKKRPLKRPRLGPPDIYPQEAKQKEDELTSSNVKQGFTLLPHMEEFGTARNYNVTANKVGSYFNAILARKEELMTLPDSGRKKQQINPKDNFWPVTARTKATLDTWFKDLAGTKPLVSLAKKAPSFNKKEEIFAILSENQVSMQRAAWFIKLSSAYTVAVSEAKIKKRQMPDPATEWTGTMIKFMRELIPKLHEHYYQGVLPEKLQSSSASSSTPTSSASSTSITNTVPTPLTSPASSMHSPGNLGSTPSSTLLAPPSPQDEHKLALKQWTYCMQLSKYMYEEGLLDKHEFLNWILDLLDKVRSQPTDDGLLKLFLPLALQYMSDFVQSERLSRRLAYLVCKKMGHMINSAVENRHLMSQETAAAATAGNVKTEPAEAQNTDASKNPENADAKENLNKTGAKSAPVNGVQSTNPYTFFSDYMNCAHHRDLILQWSAIIQVITIECPTALVWCGIGENRASSIFIGSPLDHLPISPSSLPMPPRFTQANEEIRKQLRVVEESIKIRSKHAEARWCTDKWQSVTGNTGNRILSTLDALDSHCFDRMDTNNSLETLYTKIFPPNTVTSAGPNGSSTKDHTSGSDGKDAKIEYDPNQDAPIIKILCEWAVSWQRWGEHRAMAVAWLLDKRQTEVTSSNENEATNGNSDDKDSISSGAGINGSPVFQKILMNFLDNDAPVLEENGSPQNRSQFTNLVHLFSELIRHDVFSHDGYMCTLIARGDLTTKGISATQPHTNVIPPGPISNPTKTSPGMHPGLDEDVFAGIEFKSKIEEFDDSNVDDDLDKLLQHIKSDQQNSMDAPDSPKDPDNSTQGASHIGIGTDSTVSRHFLYTKHFPLSQDGDMASQHDCNQRYILLFGVGKERDEKKHAVKKMSKEICKLFSKKFSIDVAEGGKVKKHSRSEFNFESTTNKCQAMSYFDQHFVTWQCAVTVQEMLNSFALGNSNYLPVQEHVAFLFDLMEMAFNIYGLIDMCIQILKELPEVESQLISKNSILVRNYTTSLSLYVVGVLRRYHCCLLLSPEQTSAVFEGLCKVVKHVTNPGDCSSAERCILAYLFDLYSSCSLLKTKPQPTEPFHNAYPKIKQALYSAVQIQASTHPYNPQFMIEILTQPKRGGKIEAGWGRPLNDSAANRYSFVCNAILAVVRENDNDRLNDIAATCAELTACCNALSAEWLGALVALCGSSNDTFYPDIVCQVDVQNLSIHNALAVFTCILVARHCFSLENFVASVALPALVAICNGTGRDMTPEAEAGARLTCHLLLRLFKTIEIPQPGLYSVSTSPNPIISGPACNIKLSCDRHLLAAAHKNIAVGPVLAVLKGILVVGDAMAHKASSVHSSGKRSGLNTPVHPGSTPKSMGSAGDLSHILGTSEFGLLGNCDEPMLDSSQQNHSVHSENASSLYDFAQHVLRQICSQEWVLERCLQNAEELCLPGMLIDPMLTPKQAQRLLHMICYAENESNMKAEMDQKSIIVRILENLEQWSLRISWLDLQLMFKQTNSNSAELTNWLDTVARAAIDVFQVSPVATKQEKPSIWLVAPLVSKLPSQVQGRILRVAGQVLESTNIFGAKGRDSGNGGNNGGGSCSKRKATPQLSHQPFLGLVLTCLKGQDEQKEGLLTSLHTQLSQFLQSNKEMERIGGIEDPQGRESMLDALQLRFSLVGGMFDSIQKNAASTTDWAILLAQLISQGVIDLTNNSELFTTVVDMLATLIHSTLVSDSQSERDDTKKSYTNLMKKLRKELGDKNNASVKFVRQLLPLSKQTCEVIACDSASSLTDTKGNKISGFDSIDKKYGLRIADKQRVSVWDLLEGHKNPAPLSWAWFGAVKMERKPLAYEDSHRLLKYHTHSLTKPSSYFHEPLPLPPEDLEPLPEKPVSFGDASKQDTLLKMLSLQKEDMKADTPSSVDQSPSAMIGTNGRVKPKGRRPRKPKPGPANIPINQPQQPQPPPQQQQQQQQQQPMQTQMPNNPMNPMQMNMGNQMNPGMQQYQQAPGGMGQNPGQMMPGPQMQQGNPMQGGPVGAQAQQQQNPGGMGFGVGGPQMGQGGPQQQPQGQQQAPQQWGGFNPMQQQQQQMMYNQQAMGQQINRFERPSMTNQSKQALSNMLRQRHPFIGGNQPGNAANFNIQQQQQRQQQQQQQQQHQFMRNTLRANLGAQMGPNQAMNPVMGQTMNQPMGQMGQTMGGQGMGPGGMMNQQSQMGQNPMSQAQAAPQTMMAQGGAMMATAGGAMMNQAGGGMGQTSGIGQGPSGMMQQQPQQAPGGGAAGGGAQMVAQGMGAGGMQTIQQGGNQQAMFQNQQYQGMAQNFGGYGGQGMNQQNAPQTMMGNFNQMTPQRTSQAEYIAQQRALQQNRGQYMQPAPNVTMNNMVGQGAAPPYSRQGQTGGKPTQAQQQQFQQANQQRIRQQMMMQQQGMAQQPNPQAMGQGQGQGMGQQQTPALVAQLQRQMPNQQNMMGQQYPHQPPPY